The following proteins are co-located in the Cyprinus carpio isolate SPL01 chromosome B19, ASM1834038v1, whole genome shotgun sequence genome:
- the LOC109111282 gene encoding iroquois-class homeodomain protein irx-4-A-like, whose translation MSFTQFGYSYPAAPQLLMSSNTLSTCYESSGSLLDSGVTASPQNTLYCPVYERRLVPSSQHDLIPTGVYGNSCSKSHGYDTCSTYDPDSTSYYPLGKLSEKDGVATRHSQISQSSAYYPYDYPIGQYQYDRYGYGSVDVGTRRKNATRETTSTLKAWLQEHKKNPYPTKGEKIMLAIITKMTLTQVSTWFANARRRLKKENKMTWSPRNKTSDEKECDDDQKDMDESQGEPIKTEQEFNAPDSHGKDDADQLHSDLEDFDLVESDGSECESKPSFVMRVCSETRECPDNLFKKAFHESVTELPTDVHEFNEDRLRLTSEDNQTVNFYLQQGQKTTETKPKIWSLAQTATSLNQADYNSCMLKGTSCSSSKCDSDSDITKRKQESPVATLRNWVDGVFHDPLFRHTNLNQTFSNSTELWTEGISLQNNYHEHSGPITASKHTS comes from the exons ATGTCATTTACACAGTTTGGCTATTCATATCCTGCAGCACCACAG CTTTTAATGTCTTCTAACACTCTGAGCACCTGCTATGAGTCTAGTGGTTCACTGCTGGACTCTGGAGTGACAGCTTCTCCTCAAAACACGCTTTATTGCCCAGTATATGAAAGAAGGCTTGTGCCCTCCAGCCAGCATGACCTGATCCCTACTGGTGTCTATGGCAACTCCTGCTCAAAGAGTCACGGTTATGATACCTGCAGCACTTATGATCCAGATTCAACCTCATATTATCCACTG GGTAAACTCAGTGAGAAAGATGGAGTGGCAACAAGACATTCACAAATCAGCCAAAGCTCTGCATACTACCCTTACGATTACCCAATTGGACAGTACCAGTATGACAGATATGG GTATGGATCTGTAGATGTGGGCACAAGAAGAAAAAATGCTACCAGAGAGACCACCAGCACACTGAAAGCATGGCTGCAGGAGCATAAAAAGAACCCGTATCCCACCAAGGGCGAGAAGATCATGCTGGCCATCATCACAAAGATGACCCTTACGCAGGTGTCCACCTGGTTCGCCAACGCACGGCGAAGACTCAAGAAGGAAAACAAGATGACGTGGTCACCACGCAACAAGACCTCAGATGAGAAAGAGTGCGATGACGACCAAAAAGATATGGACGAGTCACAGGGGGAGCCGATAAAAACCGAACAAGAATTCAATG CTCCAGACAGCCATGGAAAGGATGATGCAGATCAACTTCACAGCGATCTGGAAGACTTCGATCTAGTGGAATCAGATGGCTCAGAGTGCGAATCCAAACCATCCTTTGTCATGCGCGTTTGTTCAGAGACCAGAGAATGTCCAGATAACCTTTTTAAAAAGGCTTTTCACGAATCCGTTACCGAGCTCCCGACAGATGTCCATGAATTTAACGAAGACCGTTTAAGACTTACCTCTGAAGACAACCAGACAGTGAACTTCTACCTTCAACAAGGCCAAAAGACCACTGAGACCAAGCCAAAAATCTGGTCGCTTGCACAGACTGCTACGTCGTTAAACCAAGCCGATTACAACTCATGCATGCTTAAAGGAACTTCGTGCTCTTCTTCAAAGTGTGACTCAGACTCAGACATAACAAAGAGGAAACAAGAGTCTCCAGTGGCCACTCTTAGAAACTGGGTTGACGGTGTGTTTCACGATCCTTTATTCAGGCACACCAACTTAAACCAAACTTTCAGCAACTCCACAGAGTTATGGACTGAAGGAATTTCCTTGCAGAATAACTACCATGAACACTCAGGACCTATTACTGCTTCTAAACATACTTCATAA